From Psychroflexus torquis ATCC 700755, the proteins below share one genomic window:
- the mnmE gene encoding tRNA uridine-5-carboxymethylaminomethyl(34) synthesis GTPase MnmE produces the protein MINNDTIIALATASGNGAIAVIRVSGNEALELCSPLFEAKSGISILDQKSHTLQLGTIQDGQRILDEVLVSVFRGYKSYTGEPTVEISCHGSSFIQKEIIQLLIKKGCRTAQPGEFTLRAFLNGKMDLSQAEAVADLVSSDNAASHQLAMQQMRGGFTNQIQELRQELLDFASLMELELDFSEEDVEFANREQFQALVLKIQKVLSRLIDSFAVGNVIKNGIPVAIVGEPNVGKSTLLNALLNEERAIVSEIAGTTRDTIEDEISMGGIGFRFIDTAGIRETQDTIEGLGIQRTFEKIKQSQVIIKLIDSPKLFDDQQKLRTTEWKRIKADIHQLETDFPERSFLLLANKADLLSPENKDLLTKEFEDLLFISAKDKTGIEEIQTRLLSFVDDGALRNNDTIVTNSRHYNALLLALEEINKVQEGLNENLTTDLLAIDIRQALYHFGEITGEVTNDELLGNIFANFCIGK, from the coding sequence ATGATAAATAATGATACCATAATTGCTCTAGCAACTGCTTCTGGAAATGGGGCTATAGCAGTGATTCGTGTGAGCGGAAACGAAGCCTTGGAGTTATGCTCTCCTCTATTTGAAGCTAAAAGTGGAATTTCCATCTTAGACCAAAAAAGTCATACGTTGCAACTGGGGACTATCCAAGACGGGCAACGCATATTAGATGAAGTTTTAGTGAGCGTTTTTAGAGGTTATAAGTCATATACTGGTGAACCCACTGTTGAAATTTCTTGTCACGGGAGCTCTTTTATTCAAAAGGAAATCATTCAATTATTAATTAAAAAAGGATGCCGAACCGCGCAGCCTGGAGAATTTACATTAAGAGCCTTCTTAAATGGTAAAATGGACTTGAGTCAGGCTGAAGCAGTGGCCGATTTGGTCTCTAGCGATAATGCTGCAAGTCACCAGCTAGCTATGCAACAAATGCGTGGTGGATTTACAAACCAAATTCAAGAACTCCGACAAGAACTCTTAGATTTTGCTTCTTTAATGGAACTTGAGCTCGATTTTTCTGAAGAAGATGTTGAATTTGCCAACCGCGAGCAATTTCAAGCTTTGGTCCTAAAAATACAGAAAGTTTTATCACGGCTTATCGATTCATTTGCTGTGGGAAACGTCATTAAAAATGGTATCCCAGTTGCTATTGTTGGTGAACCTAATGTGGGCAAATCTACTTTATTGAATGCCTTGCTCAATGAAGAACGAGCAATTGTAAGTGAAATTGCTGGTACTACTCGAGATACCATAGAAGATGAGATTTCTATGGGAGGTATAGGTTTTAGATTTATAGATACCGCTGGCATTCGTGAAACACAAGACACTATTGAAGGACTGGGTATACAGCGAACCTTCGAAAAAATTAAACAGTCCCAAGTCATTATTAAGTTGATAGACAGCCCCAAACTTTTTGATGACCAGCAAAAGTTAAGAACAACCGAATGGAAACGCATTAAAGCAGATATACATCAGTTGGAAACCGACTTTCCAGAACGTTCTTTCCTCCTACTGGCAAATAAAGCCGACCTGCTTTCCCCAGAGAATAAAGATTTATTAACCAAAGAATTTGAGGATCTACTTTTTATTTCAGCCAAGGATAAAACGGGCATAGAAGAAATCCAAACTCGATTACTCAGCTTTGTAGATGATGGAGCGTTAAGGAATAATGATACCATTGTGACCAACTCAAGACATTACAATGCTTTGTTATTGGCTTTGGAAGAGATCAATAAAGTTCAAGAAGGACTTAATGAGAACTTAACCACAGACTTACTTGCGATAGATATAAGACAGGCTTTATACCATTTTGGAGAGATTACAGGAGAAGTCACCAATGATGAATTGCTTGGGAATATATTCGCTAATTTCTGTATTGGAAAGTAA
- a CDS encoding DUF4870 domain-containing protein: protein MEAYQDPLLREDRQLLLFTHLSQLLNLITGFGGFIVPLVIWLTQKDKVEHMDQQGKDILNFQLTMIILSLISIPLMFIIIGFITIAIVALLTIIFPIINAIKANNGEPTYYPFSIKFFN, encoded by the coding sequence ATGGAAGCATATCAAGACCCATTATTAAGAGAGGATAGACAACTCTTATTGTTTACACACCTTTCGCAATTACTCAACCTCATTACAGGTTTTGGTGGATTTATTGTTCCTTTAGTGATTTGGCTGACCCAAAAAGATAAGGTAGAGCATATGGACCAGCAAGGGAAAGATATCTTAAATTTTCAGTTGACAATGATTATTTTGAGCCTCATATCTATTCCACTTATGTTCATCATAATTGGATTTATTACTATAGCCATTGTTGCCTTGCTAACTATAATTTTTCCTATCATAAATGCTATAAAAGCAAATAATGGTGAACCGACGTATTACCCTTTTAGCATTAAGTTTTTCAATTAA